The Octadecabacter arcticus 238 genome contains a region encoding:
- a CDS encoding sugar ABC transporter permease, translating to MTQNTSNNASSPQLDRADTRVRHDAGLSGALRGFLDQVRSGNLGTLPVVIGLVLISTVFSILNPIFLAPNNLVNLLFDAAAVGLIALGVVCVLLLGEIDLSIGSMSGLGSALMGVLWVNSGIPLPFAILFVVVTGALVGALYGFLRNQFEMPSFVATLAGLLALLGLQLYILGPTGSINMPFTSPLVRFGQILIMPAWLSYCLAVVPGAMIVFGSMRTNTQRRAANLSANGLSVAISKAVILTFALIFAVFYLEQGRGVPWMFGIFVLFVVMLDYALVRTKWGRSMLAVGGNSEAARRSGINVQRIRISAFVVCSSFAALGGVFAAARLASASQQAGTGDVNLNAIAAAVIGGTSLFGGRGSAWSALLGVLVIMAISNGLTLLNLSSSLRYMITGAVLAIAVIVDSLARRSRANSGRA from the coding sequence ATGACACAAAATACATCGAACAACGCATCCTCCCCCCAGCTTGATCGCGCTGATACGCGTGTCCGACACGATGCTGGATTGTCGGGGGCACTTCGTGGCTTCTTGGATCAGGTTCGTTCTGGCAATCTGGGGACGTTACCCGTCGTGATTGGGTTGGTGCTAATTTCTACTGTTTTTAGTATCCTGAATCCTATTTTTCTCGCACCGAACAATCTCGTAAATCTGTTGTTTGATGCCGCCGCCGTCGGCTTGATCGCGCTCGGTGTGGTATGTGTTTTGTTGCTTGGCGAAATTGATCTGTCCATTGGGTCGATGAGCGGACTTGGTTCTGCGTTGATGGGCGTTCTTTGGGTCAATTCCGGCATTCCCTTGCCCTTTGCGATCCTATTTGTTGTCGTCACGGGCGCACTTGTGGGCGCGCTTTATGGCTTTCTGCGCAACCAGTTCGAGATGCCAAGTTTCGTAGCCACTTTGGCTGGTTTGCTCGCACTTTTGGGCCTGCAGCTTTATATTTTGGGACCAACTGGCTCTATTAATATGCCGTTCACGTCGCCATTGGTTCGGTTCGGACAGATTTTGATTATGCCCGCATGGCTTTCCTATTGTCTTGCGGTTGTTCCTGGGGCGATGATCGTGTTTGGCAGTATGCGCACCAATACACAGCGACGTGCAGCAAATTTGTCAGCGAATGGGTTAAGCGTGGCAATTTCAAAAGCTGTAATTCTGACCTTTGCATTGATTTTCGCTGTTTTCTACCTTGAGCAAGGCCGCGGTGTGCCGTGGATGTTCGGCATTTTTGTTCTTTTTGTCGTGATGCTGGATTATGCACTGGTGCGCACGAAATGGGGGCGCTCGATGTTAGCTGTCGGTGGCAACTCAGAGGCTGCGCGGCGTTCCGGTATCAATGTTCAACGTATTCGCATTTCGGCCTTCGTTGTCTGTTCGTCGTTTGCTGCCTTGGGCGGCGTATTCGCAGCGGCGCGGTTAGCCTCTGCAAGTCAGCAGGCGGGGACTGGCGACGTTAACCTCAACGCAATCGCGGCAGCTGTCATCGGCGGAACGTCTTTATTTGGCGGCAGGGGATCTGCATGGTCCGCCTTGTTGGGTGTGCTCGTAATTATGGCGATTTCGAATGGTCTGACATTGCTCAACCTCAGTTCTTCACTGCGATATATGATTACTGGCGCGGTCCTTGCGATTGCTGTCATCGTAGATTCACTCGCCAGACGGTCACGTGCGAACAGTGGCCGTGCTTAA
- a CDS encoding ATP-binding cassette domain-containing protein, translated as MAENIAGPDKREPLLRLRGVGKQFGAVTALEDIELDIHAGEVVALVGDNGAGKSTLVKVLAGVHQPTSGTIEYLGEKVSLDTPSKALKMGIATVFQDLALCENLDVVANLFLGQEISPWKLDEVQMEVRAWTLLKELAARIPSVREPVASLSGGQRQTVAIARSLLLDPQIIMLDEPTAALGVAQTAEVLNLIERVRDRGHGVILISHNMEDVRAVADRVVVLRLGKNSGTFDADVSHQDLVSAITGASENSVSRRAARKLAEVGEDQ; from the coding sequence ATGGCTGAAAACATCGCAGGCCCTGACAAGAGAGAGCCACTTCTGCGCCTACGCGGTGTTGGAAAACAGTTTGGCGCCGTGACTGCCCTTGAGGACATCGAGCTGGACATTCATGCAGGCGAGGTCGTGGCGCTGGTGGGTGACAACGGTGCGGGAAAATCCACCCTGGTGAAAGTGCTGGCTGGTGTGCACCAACCAACGTCTGGGACTATCGAATACTTAGGTGAAAAAGTCTCGCTGGATACCCCGAGCAAAGCGCTCAAGATGGGGATAGCAACCGTGTTTCAGGACCTCGCGCTGTGCGAAAACCTTGACGTCGTTGCCAACTTGTTTTTGGGACAAGAAATCTCACCATGGAAATTGGACGAAGTGCAAATGGAAGTCCGTGCTTGGACGCTTTTGAAAGAACTTGCTGCGCGCATCCCTTCAGTCCGTGAGCCCGTAGCTTCCCTGTCTGGTGGTCAGCGCCAGACAGTGGCGATCGCGCGCTCTTTGCTGCTGGATCCGCAAATTATTATGCTGGACGAACCGACAGCCGCACTGGGCGTTGCCCAAACTGCAGAAGTTTTGAATTTGATCGAACGCGTCCGAGATCGTGGGCACGGAGTCATCTTGATTTCACATAATATGGAAGATGTGCGTGCTGTGGCCGACCGGGTTGTTGTGCTGCGCCTTGGCAAGAATAGTGGCACGTTTGACGCCGACGTTTCACATCAAGATCTTGTGTCTGCCATCACCGGAGCAAGTGAAAATTCCGTTTCTCGCAGGGCAGCACGTAAACTCGCAGAAGTTGGGGAAGACCAATGA
- a CDS encoding sugar ABC transporter substrate-binding protein produces MKTTTSLAAASTLVATLFATAATAQTVAFLMPDQASTRYENHDWPGFEAAMGELCPDCTLIYQNGNADVALQQQQFNSVIAQGATVIVLDPVDSAAAAALVEIAHSQDVKVIAYDRPIPDSPADFYVSFDNEGIGFAIAQSLIDNLQAQGVPEGAGVLQINGSPTDAAAGLIRDGVDRALDASPYVTLSEFDTPDWAPPKAQEWAAGQITRFGGDIVGVVAANDGTGGGAIAAMKAAGVDPVPPITGNDATIAALQLIIAGDQYNTISKPSEIVAAAAADIAMMLINGETPEATSTLYNTPSQLFVPAVVTQQNIKAEIFDAGIQTAADVCTAEYADACDALGIE; encoded by the coding sequence ATGAAAACGACAACATCACTGGCGGCGGCATCAACGCTTGTCGCAACCTTGTTTGCTACTGCAGCCACAGCGCAAACCGTAGCCTTTCTGATGCCGGATCAGGCGTCTACACGATATGAAAATCATGACTGGCCAGGCTTTGAGGCCGCGATGGGAGAACTTTGCCCTGACTGCACGCTGATCTATCAGAACGGCAACGCGGACGTTGCACTGCAACAGCAACAATTCAATTCTGTTATCGCGCAGGGTGCGACTGTAATTGTGCTTGACCCAGTGGATTCCGCTGCGGCCGCCGCATTGGTTGAAATTGCCCACTCGCAAGATGTTAAGGTGATTGCATATGATCGACCAATCCCAGACTCGCCTGCGGATTTTTATGTATCGTTTGACAACGAGGGCATCGGCTTTGCCATTGCGCAATCGCTCATCGACAACTTGCAAGCCCAAGGCGTTCCCGAAGGCGCGGGCGTTTTGCAAATCAACGGGTCACCAACTGATGCTGCTGCTGGTTTGATCCGTGATGGTGTGGATCGTGCGCTGGACGCGTCACCGTACGTGACCCTGTCCGAATTTGACACGCCAGATTGGGCTCCACCAAAAGCGCAGGAATGGGCTGCAGGTCAGATCACCCGCTTTGGTGGTGATATCGTCGGCGTCGTGGCTGCAAATGATGGCACCGGTGGTGGCGCAATCGCAGCGATGAAAGCCGCAGGGGTGGACCCAGTTCCACCGATCACAGGCAACGATGCAACGATTGCGGCACTTCAGCTGATCATTGCGGGTGACCAGTACAACACGATTTCAAAGCCATCCGAAATCGTTGCTGCCGCCGCGGCTGACATTGCGATGATGCTGATCAACGGTGAAACGCCTGAGGCGACATCGACTCTGTACAACACGCCGTCACAGTTGTTTGTGCCAGCAGTTGTTACGCAGCAAAACATCAAAGCAGAAATCTTTGATGCTGGCATTCAAACTGCTGCAGATGTTTGCACGGCGGAATATGCCGATGCGTGCGACGCACTTGGCATCGAGTAA
- a CDS encoding LacI family DNA-binding transcriptional regulator has protein sequence MDKESKRTTIYDIAKLANVSPSAVSSVLNGTWEKRRISRKLFERVMQIAEEQGYSVNVPASLLRRERSNIVGMIVPKYDNRYFGEIAEQFEAMARARGFFPVVTCTQRDPDLEFQAAKELISYQAECLISTGTTDPDRISAFCTASSVQSINLDLPGKNAPSVISDNHAAALELTQLILDRCAQDLDWIGPLRFVGGRLSDHNTAARLAGFMAAHRDRGISVPETHIMSTGYSAESAAKVLENCVPEGPTGLFVNSTISLEGIVRWHSKLESNSELVRYGCFDWDPFGSFLPGNVGMIEQDVTTMLTKAFELIGNPNSTNQQILVPCKLRVF, from the coding sequence ATGGACAAAGAGTCAAAGAGAACAACGATCTATGACATTGCAAAGCTTGCAAATGTTTCACCAAGTGCGGTGAGCTCCGTGCTCAACGGAACTTGGGAGAAGCGGCGAATCAGCCGAAAATTATTCGAGCGGGTCATGCAGATTGCAGAGGAACAAGGCTACTCCGTCAATGTTCCAGCCAGTCTGTTGCGACGGGAACGATCCAACATCGTAGGTATGATCGTCCCCAAATACGACAATCGTTATTTTGGTGAGATTGCAGAGCAGTTCGAGGCCATGGCGCGCGCGCGTGGTTTTTTCCCAGTTGTCACCTGTACACAGCGTGACCCCGACTTGGAGTTTCAGGCCGCAAAAGAACTCATCTCCTATCAAGCAGAATGTCTGATCTCGACCGGAACAACCGACCCAGATCGTATTTCGGCATTTTGCACAGCATCAAGCGTTCAGTCGATCAACCTTGATCTTCCCGGCAAAAATGCTCCTTCGGTGATTTCGGACAATCATGCTGCGGCATTGGAACTTACCCAACTCATCCTTGATCGTTGCGCACAGGATCTCGACTGGATTGGACCATTGCGTTTCGTCGGTGGACGGCTGTCAGACCACAACACGGCTGCGCGTTTAGCTGGCTTTATGGCAGCGCATCGGGATCGCGGAATTTCAGTTCCCGAAACCCATATCATGTCGACCGGCTATTCCGCTGAGAGCGCAGCAAAAGTATTAGAAAACTGTGTGCCAGAAGGACCGACAGGCCTATTCGTGAACTCGACAATTTCACTAGAGGGCATTGTGCGCTGGCACAGCAAGCTTGAAAGCAACTCTGAGTTGGTAAGATACGGGTGCTTTGACTGGGACCCTTTCGGATCTTTTTTACCAGGAAATGTAGGTATGATTGAACAAGACGTCACAACAATGCTGACCAAAGCCTTTGAATTGATAGGTAATCCCAACAGTACTAACCAGCAGATCTTGGTGCCCTGTAAGCTGCGCGTCTTTTAG